A DNA window from Microcystis aeruginosa NIES-843 contains the following coding sequences:
- the grrM gene encoding cyclophane-forming radical SAM/SPASM peptide maturase GrrM/OscB — MIELLRQYIDNWGYKPSEKGSVKLVVIQPTTFCNLDCDYCYLPDRQLKYKLSLELIEPIFRNIFASDLIDLRGFTIVWHAGEPLTVPISFYTAAIQIIDKLNQEINPNPYQIEHSLQTNATMITQEWCDFIKEYDLRIGVSIDGPDFIHDAHRRTRTGKGTHASTMRGIKLLQNNQIPFSVIAVLSDISLDYPDEIFDFFLENKIRYVGFNIEEIEGTNRSSSLQNNGVDERYRNFMQRFYGRVKEAENLLQVREFDDLYSLICQKYSFQGQFTPFTMINIAHNGDFSTFSPELLSMKSDVYGDFILGNITQHDLRSIDQTDKFKKLDRDIQAGVKMCQKTCPYFSLCGGGAPANKYYENGTFRSTETIYCRYTKKIIADIILEALEKQLGIV, encoded by the coding sequence ATGATTGAACTTCTCAGACAATATATAGACAATTGGGGATATAAACCTTCCGAAAAGGGTTCAGTCAAGTTAGTGGTTATTCAACCCACAACTTTTTGTAATTTAGATTGTGACTATTGTTACTTGCCCGATCGCCAGCTAAAATACAAACTATCCCTAGAACTGATAGAACCAATTTTTAGAAATATTTTTGCTAGTGATTTGATTGATTTGCGGGGATTTACGATCGTTTGGCACGCGGGAGAACCGCTAACAGTGCCTATTTCTTTTTATACTGCTGCTATCCAAATCATCGATAAATTAAATCAAGAAATTAATCCTAATCCCTATCAAATCGAGCATTCCTTGCAAACTAACGCCACAATGATCACGCAAGAATGGTGTGATTTTATCAAAGAATACGACCTAAGAATAGGGGTTAGTATCGACGGGCCGGATTTTATCCATGATGCTCATCGTAGAACTCGCACCGGCAAGGGAACTCATGCAAGTACAATGAGAGGTATCAAGTTACTACAAAATAATCAGATTCCCTTTTCTGTTATCGCAGTTTTGAGCGATATATCCTTAGATTATCCCGATGAGATTTTTGATTTTTTCCTCGAAAATAAGATTCGATATGTGGGTTTCAATATCGAGGAAATAGAGGGAACAAATCGTTCATCTTCTCTGCAAAACAACGGGGTTGACGAGCGTTATCGCAACTTTATGCAAAGATTCTATGGAAGGGTTAAAGAAGCTGAAAACCTCCTGCAAGTTCGGGAATTTGATGATCTTTACAGCCTGATCTGTCAGAAGTATAGTTTTCAAGGTCAATTCACCCCTTTTACCATGATTAATATCGCTCATAATGGGGATTTTTCGACTTTTTCTCCAGAACTATTATCCATGAAAAGTGATGTTTATGGCGATTTTATTTTAGGAAATATAACTCAGCACGACCTGCGATCAATTGACCAAACTGACAAGTTTAAAAAACTCGATCGAGATATCCAAGCAGGGGTTAAAATGTGTCAAAAAACCTGCCCTTATTTTTCGCTCTGTGGTGGTGGCGCTCCCGCTAATAAATACTATGAGAATGGCACTTTTCGGAGTACAGAAACAATCTATTGTCGATACACCAAAAAAATTATTGCTGATATTATCTTAGAGGCTCTAGAGAAACAATTAGGAATTGTTTAA
- a CDS encoding R3H domain-containing nucleic acid-binding protein has protein sequence MLDPKKILAIKTANYRQNLLLLMPETLPSSRMPVTDDLNKLLAILPARIRGKIEEHPRQHQLIEVVMDLGRIPEARFPDGAIDLGDEPISKEEIQYSIARVGSFSGDNRAGIERTLHRISAIRNRDGEIIGLTCRIGRAVFGTITLINDLVETGKSLLLLGRPGVGKTTALREIARVLADDLNKRVVIIDTSNEIAGDGDIPHPAIGRARRMQVARPELQHQVMIEAVENHMPEVIVIDEIGTELEALAARTIAERGVQLVGTAHGNQLENLIKNPTLSDLVGGIQAVTLGDEEARRRGSQKTVLERKAPPTFEIAIEMLERQRWVIHEDVSTTIDQLLRGREAIAQIRWVDEEGKVQVTQEEPKPEKLTPLRGNYLPEMDKPKGWRADGRMTPVARFGAGGLNRENDFDRLLEQSWLQEEPETEKVRVPGPNGEDWPVYVYPYGVSRAPIEQVVQALDLPIVLTKDLQEADAVLALRSHVKNQSKLRQIAKVRQIPIHGIKSNTLPQISRGLKRILGIDDPMNQEGADMRLFARSGSDDEIEALEEARLAVEQIVIPTGQPVELLPRSAKVRKMQHELVEHYRLQSDSFGEEPNRRIRIYPA, from the coding sequence GTGTTAGACCCCAAGAAAATCTTGGCAATAAAAACAGCCAATTATCGCCAAAACCTTTTACTATTAATGCCAGAAACCCTACCCTCCTCTCGGATGCCAGTGACCGACGATTTAAACAAACTCTTGGCAATTCTACCCGCGCGGATTCGCGGCAAAATCGAGGAACACCCGCGGCAGCATCAACTGATCGAAGTAGTTATGGATTTGGGACGCATACCAGAAGCGCGTTTTCCCGATGGGGCGATCGATCTGGGGGACGAACCGATCTCAAAAGAAGAAATCCAGTATTCGATCGCCAGGGTGGGCAGTTTTAGCGGCGATAATCGCGCCGGGATTGAACGCACCCTGCACCGCATCAGTGCCATTCGCAATCGAGACGGGGAAATTATCGGTTTAACCTGTCGTATCGGTCGGGCCGTTTTCGGTACGATCACCCTGATTAACGACCTAGTGGAAACGGGTAAATCCCTGCTGCTGCTCGGTCGTCCGGGGGTAGGGAAAACCACCGCTCTCCGGGAAATAGCCCGAGTTTTAGCCGACGACCTCAATAAACGGGTAGTGATTATCGACACCTCCAACGAAATCGCCGGGGATGGAGATATTCCCCATCCGGCCATCGGTCGCGCTCGTCGGATGCAGGTGGCCCGTCCGGAATTGCAGCATCAAGTCATGATCGAAGCAGTGGAAAACCATATGCCAGAGGTGATCGTGATTGATGAGATCGGTACGGAATTAGAAGCTCTGGCCGCCCGCACGATCGCCGAACGCGGGGTGCAGTTAGTGGGAACCGCCCACGGCAATCAACTGGAAAATTTAATTAAAAACCCGACTTTATCGGATTTAGTTGGGGGAATTCAAGCAGTAACTCTCGGAGACGAAGAAGCACGCCGCCGGGGTTCCCAAAAAACCGTTTTAGAACGCAAAGCACCCCCCACCTTTGAGATTGCCATCGAAATGTTGGAACGTCAGCGCTGGGTCATCCACGAGGACGTATCCACCACGATCGACCAACTGCTGCGGGGACGGGAAGCAATTGCCCAAATCCGTTGGGTAGATGAGGAGGGAAAAGTACAGGTCACTCAGGAAGAACCAAAACCGGAAAAGTTGACCCCTTTGCGCGGCAATTATCTGCCGGAAATGGATAAACCCAAGGGATGGCGGGCCGATGGCCGGATGACTCCCGTGGCCCGTTTCGGTGCAGGCGGACTCAACCGGGAAAACGATTTTGATCGCCTCCTCGAACAATCCTGGCTGCAGGAAGAACCGGAAACGGAAAAAGTCCGCGTCCCCGGTCCCAATGGCGAAGATTGGCCGGTTTATGTCTATCCCTACGGAGTCAGTCGCGCCCCGATCGAACAGGTAGTACAGGCCCTAGATTTGCCGATCGTTTTGACCAAAGATTTACAGGAGGCCGACGCAGTGCTGGCCCTGCGTTCCCACGTTAAAAATCAGTCAAAATTGCGGCAAATTGCCAAAGTAAGACAAATTCCCATCCACGGCATCAAATCCAATACCCTGCCCCAAATTTCTCGCGGTTTAAAGCGGATTTTGGGCATTGATGACCCGATGAATCAGGAAGGTGCGGATATGCGTTTATTTGCCCGCAGCGGTAGCGATGACGAGATCGAAGCTTTGGAGGAGGCCCGGTTAGCGGTGGAACAAATCGTTATCCCTACCGGCCAACCGGTGGAGTTACTGCCGCGATCGGCGAAAGTGCGGAAAATGCAACACGAATTAGTGGAACATTACCGTCTCCAATCCGATAGCTTCGGAGAGGAACCGAATCGCCGTATTCGCATCTATCCAGCTTAG
- the ldpA gene encoding circadian clock protein LdpA, which produces MLDKNSSPLESLVAGHWFKLICGASYQDLPTIRNLALTYTIVGADCIDVAADRAVIVAAKEGIETAAKIAGLPPNRRPWLMVSLNDGEDPHFRKAVFNPQLCPVDCPRPCEKICPAYAIDRGGVIEQRCYGCGRCLPVCPRQIIETKSRVCQPQEIIPLIIEMGVDAIEIHTQVGHGEEFARLWQAIAPVSKNLKILAISCQDHEYIIDYLHYLRETISPLSCPLIWQTDGRPMSGDIGKGTTHPAINMAKKVLCANLAGFVQLAGGTNDHTVTKLQQLGLREKIAGIAYGSYARSLILPILEHLDQPNLENDPQAYQEAVKAASILVAQLKA; this is translated from the coding sequence GTGCTAGATAAAAACTCCTCTCCCTTAGAGTCCTTAGTTGCGGGTCACTGGTTCAAGCTCATCTGTGGAGCCAGTTACCAGGATTTGCCCACGATTCGCAACCTCGCTTTGACCTATACTATCGTCGGGGCCGATTGTATTGATGTGGCCGCCGACCGGGCTGTGATTGTTGCGGCCAAAGAAGGCATCGAAACCGCCGCCAAAATCGCTGGATTACCTCCCAATCGACGACCTTGGTTAATGGTCAGTCTCAATGACGGTGAAGATCCCCACTTTCGTAAAGCTGTCTTTAACCCGCAACTCTGTCCGGTCGATTGTCCCCGTCCCTGCGAAAAAATCTGTCCCGCTTATGCTATCGATAGGGGAGGAGTGATTGAGCAGCGCTGTTATGGTTGCGGTCGCTGCTTACCCGTTTGTCCCCGGCAAATAATCGAGACAAAATCCCGTGTCTGTCAACCCCAAGAAATTATCCCCTTAATTATCGAAATGGGAGTCGATGCGATCGAAATTCATACCCAAGTCGGTCATGGAGAGGAATTTGCTCGACTCTGGCAAGCGATCGCACCTGTCAGTAAAAACCTAAAAATCCTCGCCATAAGTTGCCAAGATCATGAATATATCATTGATTACCTCCACTATCTGCGAGAAACTATTTCACCCCTAAGCTGTCCTCTGATTTGGCAGACTGACGGCCGACCGATGAGCGGCGATATCGGCAAAGGAACCACCCACCCGGCCATTAACATGGCCAAAAAAGTCCTCTGTGCCAATCTAGCCGGATTTGTGCAGTTAGCCGGGGGAACCAATGACCATACCGTGACCAAATTACAGCAACTGGGACTGAGAGAAAAAATCGCTGGTATTGCCTATGGAAGTTACGCCCGTTCATTGATTTTGCCAATTTTAGAGCATTTAGACCAGCCTAACCTTGAAAATGACCCGCAAGCCTACCAAGAAGCCGTTAAAGCCGCTTCTATTCTCGTTGCTCAATTGAAGGCCTAG
- a CDS encoding DUF3727 domain-containing protein encodes MSPQFNFQENELEEADIITLWDEQGRSLDCYIENAYETDDLTYMLLVPVDTPVMILAWDEESEEEESDAFLIEDSEEIERIFADAKAVLAELDLLLKSTAHTLTVSGELPPLEEDNVLSLEIDGDEPSSSSEPEELQFLASFFSEDQKYSIYSPLAPLLFLAVGDAEGKVELVSPDDDGMGPILEELLFDELD; translated from the coding sequence ATGTCCCCTCAATTTAATTTTCAAGAAAACGAACTCGAAGAAGCGGATATCATAACCCTCTGGGATGAGCAAGGTCGATCGCTGGACTGTTATATTGAGAACGCCTATGAAACCGATGATCTCACCTATATGCTTCTTGTCCCCGTGGATACCCCGGTGATGATTCTAGCTTGGGATGAGGAATCGGAGGAAGAAGAATCTGATGCCTTCTTAATCGAAGATAGCGAGGAAATCGAGCGGATTTTCGCCGATGCTAAGGCAGTGTTAGCAGAATTAGACCTATTGCTCAAATCCACTGCCCACACCTTGACTGTTAGTGGTGAATTACCGCCCCTAGAAGAAGATAATGTTCTCAGTTTAGAAATTGATGGCGATGAACCCTCCTCGTCATCAGAGCCGGAAGAATTGCAATTTCTCGCCAGTTTCTTTTCGGAAGACCAAAAATACTCGATTTACAGTCCCCTAGCTCCTTTGTTATTCTTAGCCGTCGGTGATGCGGAAGGGAAAGTTGAATTAGTTTCCCCCGATGATGACGGCATGGGACCAATTCTAGAGGAACTTTTGTTTGATGAACTCGATTAA
- a CDS encoding helix-turn-helix domain-containing protein has translation MELGQRMQKLRENAGLTQRKLAERLGVTVQTVSNWETGHREPRMNPSQTLKLCQSLNCSLAQLAGAIAPCQDN, from the coding sequence ATGGAACTAGGACAGCGTATGCAGAAATTACGAGAAAACGCTGGGTTAACTCAAAGAAAACTAGCGGAACGGTTAGGTGTGACAGTGCAAACCGTAAGCAATTGGGAAACAGGCCACAGGGAACCCAGAATGAACCCATCGCAAACATTAAAGCTATGTCAATCCCTTAACTGCTCACTTGCACAACTAGCTGGAGCGATCGCACCATGCCAAGACAACTGA
- the surE gene encoding 5'/3'-nucleotidase SurE yields MTSDRPLKLLISNDDGISALGVRTLANTLATAGHQVTVVCPDGERSATGHGLTLHHPIRAEQVEGIFHPDVIAWSCSGTPADSVKFALSAVLKERPDLVLAGINHGSNLGTDILYSGTVSAALEGLIEGIPSIAFSLASFKACDFQPAADFALTLVRKVALNPFPLPTLLNVNVPPVSSGEIKGVKITRQGLRHYEETFEKRLDPRGKSYYWLIGEVVEDIEQPDYTHLPPEVPTDVRAIGENFITITPLQYNLTDVQGFQHLHRNSWFD; encoded by the coding sequence ATGACTAGCGATCGCCCTTTAAAACTACTGATCAGTAACGATGACGGCATTTCCGCCCTAGGAGTCCGCACCCTCGCTAACACCCTCGCTACTGCGGGCCATCAAGTCACCGTAGTTTGTCCCGACGGCGAGCGCTCTGCTACCGGTCATGGCTTAACCTTACACCATCCCATCCGGGCCGAACAGGTGGAAGGAATTTTTCATCCCGATGTGATTGCTTGGTCCTGCTCGGGAACTCCCGCCGATTCGGTGAAATTTGCCCTTAGTGCCGTCCTCAAAGAGCGTCCCGATTTAGTTTTAGCTGGCATTAACCACGGGTCTAATCTCGGCACCGATATCCTCTATTCTGGCACGGTTTCCGCAGCCCTGGAGGGCTTAATCGAGGGTATTCCCAGTATTGCTTTTAGTCTGGCTAGTTTTAAAGCTTGTGATTTCCAACCGGCCGCCGATTTTGCCCTCACTTTAGTCAGGAAAGTTGCCCTTAACCCTTTTCCTCTTCCCACTTTACTCAATGTGAACGTCCCTCCGGTTAGTAGTGGCGAAATCAAGGGGGTGAAAATCACTAGGCAAGGATTGCGACACTACGAAGAAACCTTCGAGAAAAGACTGGATCCTAGGGGTAAAAGTTATTACTGGTTAATTGGGGAAGTGGTGGAAGATATCGAACAACCGGACTATACCCATTTACCCCCGGAAGTCCCTACGGATGTGCGCGCTATTGGCGAGAATTTTATCACCATCACGCCCCTACAATACAATTTAACTGATGTGCAGGGTTTTCAACATTTGCACCGGAATTCTTGGTTTGATTGA
- a CDS encoding AAA family ATPase: MNQNQSENLDGLEKFLVNRRAAPSSSSGNRELDYDRFYDACDSLKPLKMNDEDRKYYTDFASVRGGKIIDRIKKDVKTLQRSGNDSSYQFFTGHIGGGKSTELNRLTGELLEEGFHVVYFMSDEYLDTHNVDIPDILLAIARQVVENLEEIDIRLFPGYFRRLLGEIAGLLTTPLELDSVNLSLGVELAKISAEIKTSPKARNQLRTFLDSRTASLIESLNDEILKPAIEKLKQKGKKGLVVIVDNLERIANQIIPNYNCTQPEYIFINRGSVLTEIKCHLVYTVPLSLLFSAQAAILLQRIGKSTSILPMILAEEREGTVHEQGLKLLKQMVMARAFPDVSPEEHLEPDLITQVFQDETVLNRLCQISGGHVRTLLLVLQSCLLDDDLPISPNSLERVIREYRDNMLVGIGSNDWEMLRKIDRDKQLSSDVENYQEFPRRLWVFEYRDDQGRWFGVNPMLKETEQFKKESSRLG, from the coding sequence ATGAATCAAAATCAGAGCGAGAACTTGGACGGACTGGAGAAATTTCTAGTTAACCGTCGAGCGGCCCCATCGTCTTCGAGCGGAAACAGAGAGCTAGATTACGATCGATTCTACGATGCTTGTGACTCTCTCAAACCCCTGAAAATGAATGATGAAGATAGGAAATATTACACCGACTTCGCCAGTGTGAGAGGCGGTAAAATTATTGACAGGATCAAGAAAGATGTTAAAACTTTGCAAAGAAGTGGCAATGATTCTAGTTATCAATTCTTTACAGGACATATTGGTGGGGGAAAATCCACCGAGTTAAATCGACTAACAGGAGAACTGCTTGAGGAGGGTTTCCACGTGGTTTATTTTATGTCTGATGAGTATTTAGATACTCATAACGTCGATATTCCCGATATTTTATTAGCGATCGCTCGTCAAGTAGTAGAGAATTTGGAAGAGATAGATATTCGTCTATTTCCGGGCTATTTTCGCCGATTACTGGGAGAAATAGCTGGGTTATTAACCACCCCCTTAGAACTCGATTCCGTCAATCTAAGTTTGGGGGTAGAACTAGCGAAAATTTCGGCAGAAATCAAGACCAGTCCCAAGGCTCGTAATCAATTGCGTACCTTTCTCGACTCTCGAACCGCCTCTTTAATTGAGTCCCTAAATGATGAGATTCTCAAACCCGCCATCGAAAAACTAAAACAAAAAGGGAAAAAAGGTTTAGTGGTGATCGTGGATAACCTAGAACGAATCGCCAATCAAATAATTCCTAACTATAACTGCACCCAACCAGAATATATCTTTATCAATCGGGGGAGCGTGCTGACTGAAATTAAATGTCATTTAGTCTATACTGTACCGCTGAGTTTACTTTTTTCTGCCCAAGCTGCGATACTTCTACAGCGCATTGGCAAAAGTACCTCGATTTTACCGATGATTTTGGCGGAAGAACGAGAAGGGACTGTTCACGAACAGGGATTGAAGTTACTCAAACAGATGGTGATGGCGAGAGCTTTTCCCGATGTGTCGCCAGAGGAACATCTAGAGCCTGATTTAATCACCCAAGTTTTCCAAGATGAAACCGTATTGAATCGCCTCTGTCAAATCAGTGGGGGTCATGTTCGTACTTTACTGTTAGTCTTACAAAGCTGTTTGCTGGATGATGATTTACCCATCTCACCCAACAGTTTAGAAAGAGTTATTCGCGAGTATCGAGACAATATGCTGGTGGGGATCGGTAGCAATGACTGGGAAATGTTGCGAAAAATCGATCGAGACAAACAACTCAGCAGTGACGTGGAGAATTATCAAGAATTTCCTCGACGATTGTGGGTTTTTGAGTATAGAGATGACCAAGGGCGATGGTTTGGCGTAAATCCCATGCTCAAAGAAACCGAACAATTTAAAAAAGAGTCTTCTAGACTAGGATAG
- a CDS encoding ATP-dependent zinc protease family protein codes for MTLDRVIVGWREWLDLPDLGITKIKAKIDTGARSSALHAFHLHPFRDGDRNWLRFQVHPYQKDSHHTVTTTAEILEWRQVKNSGGQSQLRPVIRTSVLLGGRQWAIELTLTNRDVMGFRMLLGREALKKGFLVHPNKSFLLS; via the coding sequence ATGACCCTCGATCGAGTGATCGTCGGTTGGCGAGAATGGCTCGATTTACCTGATTTAGGCATTACCAAAATAAAAGCCAAGATTGATACAGGCGCTCGCTCCTCGGCCTTACACGCTTTTCATCTGCATCCTTTTCGAGATGGCGATCGCAATTGGCTGCGCTTTCAAGTTCATCCCTACCAAAAAGATAGTCACCACACTGTCACCACTACCGCAGAAATCCTCGAATGGCGACAGGTAAAAAATTCTGGGGGTCAAAGTCAACTACGTCCTGTTATTAGAACAAGTGTATTGCTTGGTGGTCGTCAATGGGCGATCGAATTAACTTTAACTAATCGCGATGTCATGGGTTTTCGGATGTTATTAGGACGAGAAGCGCTGAAAAAAGGCTTTCTTGTCCATCCGAATAAGTCTTTTTTACTGAGTTAA